The Mucilaginibacter mallensis genome has a segment encoding these proteins:
- a CDS encoding sugar phosphate isomerase/epimerase family protein, protein MTTIKGPAIFIAQFMGPDAPFNNLRNICEWASGLGYKGVQLPTLDANFIDLQKAAESKTYADELKGIAGEFGLEITELSTHLQGQLVAVNPAYDLLFDGFAPEAYRNNPKARQEWAVQQLKYAAKASQNLGLNASVTFSGALIWQMMYPWPQRPAGLVDTAFDELAKRWEPILNVYDECGIDLCYEIHPGEDLHDGITYEMFLEKVNNHPRACLLYDPSHFVLQCLNYLEYIDNYHERIKMFHVKDAEFNPTGKQGVYGGYQNWVDRAGRFRSLGDGQVDFKSIFSKLATYDFKGWAVLEWECAIKNSADGAKEGAGFIKDHIIRVTDKAFDDFASSGGNDDFNKALLGIK, encoded by the coding sequence ATGACAACTATTAAAGGCCCGGCCATATTTATAGCGCAGTTTATGGGGCCGGATGCTCCGTTTAACAATTTGAGAAATATTTGTGAGTGGGCAAGCGGCTTAGGCTATAAAGGTGTTCAATTACCTACGCTCGATGCCAATTTTATCGATCTGCAAAAAGCTGCTGAAAGCAAAACTTATGCCGATGAGCTAAAAGGTATAGCAGGCGAATTTGGTTTGGAAATAACCGAACTATCAACCCATTTACAAGGCCAGTTAGTAGCAGTAAACCCGGCTTACGATCTGCTGTTTGATGGTTTTGCACCTGAAGCATATCGTAATAACCCAAAGGCAAGGCAGGAATGGGCCGTACAGCAGTTAAAATATGCAGCTAAAGCATCACAAAATTTAGGTTTAAACGCCAGTGTTACCTTCAGCGGGGCATTAATATGGCAAATGATGTATCCATGGCCGCAGCGCCCTGCTGGTTTGGTTGATACCGCTTTTGATGAATTGGCCAAACGCTGGGAACCAATATTAAATGTGTATGACGAGTGTGGTATCGATCTGTGCTATGAGATCCATCCCGGCGAAGACCTGCACGATGGAATTACCTACGAAATGTTTCTGGAAAAGGTAAACAACCATCCACGGGCATGTCTATTGTACGATCCATCGCACTTTGTGCTGCAGTGTTTGAATTATTTGGAATATATCGACAATTACCATGAGCGCATAAAAATGTTCCATGTTAAGGATGCGGAGTTTAATCCAACCGGTAAACAGGGCGTATATGGCGGCTATCAGAACTGGGTTGACCGTGCGGGCCGTTTCCGCTCATTAGGGGATGGACAGGTTGATTTTAAATCTATTTTCAGCAAATTAGCCACTTATGATTTTAAGGGTTGGGCCGTACTGGAATGGGAGTGTGCCATTAAAAATTCAGCTGATGGTGCTAAAGAGGGAGCCGGATTTATAAAAGATCATATTATAAGAGTTACAGACAAAGCTTTTGATGATTTTGCATCATCAGGCGGTAACGACGATTTTAACAAAGCACTATTAGGAATTAAGTAA
- a CDS encoding phosphocholine-specific phospholipase C, protein MDNRRDFLKKAALLTGAAGVTSVLPASIQKALAINAPEGSTYMDAEHIVILMQENRSFDHCFGTLKGVRGFNDPRAIDLPNKNKVWLQSNAEGETYAPFHLDIKNTKATWMSSLPHSWKNQVDARNDGKFDQWLNVKKNSIKEYSHMPLTMGYHNREDLPFNYALADAFTVCDQNFCSSLTGTNPNRLYFWTGTVREEQNENSRANVWNEDMDYGTLKWATFPERLEDNGISWKCYQNEMSIDVGFEGEEDPWLSNFQDNPLEFFAQYNIHLHKKHLEALDKRLVQLPVMIDDLNKKIAALPAGDAHIDHLQKQVKEMQYYLDQFKKEKETVDPNGFDKLSDREKSIHLKAFNTNTNDPDYHTLTKLTYDDNGTQREVQVPKGDVLHQFRQDVSKGSLPTVSWLTAPENFSDHPSAAWYGAWYVSEVFDILTKNPEVWKKTIFILTYDENDGYFDHVPPFTAPHSHKEGTGKVSKGVDTRVEFVTLEQEQARKDFPEKFDKENSIGLGFRVPMVIASPWSKGGYVNSEVFDHTSTLQFLEDFLSKKTGKKVLEPNISDWRRTVCGNLTSAFRPYNGEAIPNPEFLKKDPFIEGIHNAKFKKLPSDYKLLTRAEIDLINTNPVNAPYMPQQEKGIRPACALPYEMYADGKLSADKKSFEIKFTAGNKVFGNKAVGVPFNVYAPGKYLQQADGALGDVRTWAYGLTAGDTLGDAWPLNEFADNQYHLRTYGPNGFFREFKGNAQDPDINIHFDYQRSLTSNKLTGNVILKLSNATKSGQMVEIIDNAYKTNNYKKLVSPSGESSLVLNLEKSHNWYDFSVKVTGHNSFEKRYAGRVETGKPGYSDPFMGRIIV, encoded by the coding sequence ATGGATAACAGGAGAGATTTTTTAAAGAAAGCTGCATTGTTAACTGGCGCGGCAGGTGTTACCAGCGTTTTACCCGCATCAATACAAAAGGCATTAGCTATAAATGCACCTGAAGGCAGCACTTATATGGATGCTGAGCATATTGTAATTTTAATGCAGGAAAACCGCTCTTTCGACCATTGTTTCGGCACATTGAAAGGTGTACGTGGTTTTAATGATCCACGTGCTATTGATCTGCCAAACAAAAATAAAGTATGGCTGCAGTCAAATGCTGAAGGTGAAACTTACGCGCCATTCCATCTGGATATAAAAAATACGAAAGCTACCTGGATGAGCTCGTTACCACACTCGTGGAAAAACCAGGTTGATGCCCGTAACGATGGCAAATTCGACCAGTGGCTTAACGTAAAAAAGAATAGCATAAAGGAATATAGCCACATGCCTTTAACCATGGGCTACCATAATCGCGAGGATCTTCCATTCAATTACGCGTTGGCTGATGCGTTCACTGTTTGTGATCAGAATTTTTGTTCATCGCTTACCGGTACTAATCCTAACAGGCTTTATTTCTGGACGGGTACAGTGCGCGAAGAGCAAAATGAGAACTCAAGGGCCAATGTTTGGAACGAGGATATGGACTATGGTACTTTGAAATGGGCAACTTTTCCTGAACGTTTGGAAGATAACGGCATCAGCTGGAAATGCTATCAGAATGAAATGAGTATTGATGTTGGTTTTGAAGGGGAGGAAGATCCATGGCTATCAAATTTCCAGGATAACCCGCTGGAGTTTTTCGCCCAATACAATATCCATCTGCACAAAAAACATTTGGAAGCATTGGACAAAAGATTGGTGCAATTGCCTGTAATGATAGATGATCTAAACAAGAAAATAGCAGCTCTTCCAGCAGGCGATGCGCATATTGACCACCTGCAAAAACAGGTTAAAGAGATGCAGTATTATCTTGATCAGTTTAAAAAGGAGAAGGAAACTGTTGATCCTAACGGCTTTGATAAACTATCAGATCGTGAAAAAAGCATCCATTTAAAAGCCTTCAATACCAATACAAACGATCCGGATTATCATACGCTTACTAAGTTAACTTATGATGATAATGGCACACAACGTGAAGTGCAGGTGCCTAAAGGAGATGTATTGCACCAGTTCAGGCAGGATGTAAGTAAGGGAAGCCTGCCAACGGTATCATGGCTTACCGCTCCTGAAAACTTTAGTGATCACCCATCAGCAGCGTGGTATGGCGCCTGGTATGTATCCGAAGTGTTTGATATCCTTACCAAAAATCCGGAGGTGTGGAAAAAGACCATCTTCATCTTAACTTATGATGAAAATGATGGCTACTTTGATCACGTACCGCCGTTTACAGCACCACATTCACATAAAGAGGGTACCGGTAAAGTGTCAAAAGGGGTAGATACCCGTGTGGAATTTGTAACGCTTGAGCAGGAACAGGCACGTAAGGATTTTCCTGAGAAATTTGATAAAGAAAACTCAATAGGCTTAGGTTTCCGTGTGCCAATGGTGATCGCTTCACCGTGGAGCAAGGGTGGTTATGTAAATTCAGAGGTATTCGATCACACTTCAACCCTGCAATTCCTGGAAGATTTCCTGAGCAAAAAAACAGGTAAAAAAGTACTTGAACCCAATATCAGTGATTGGAGGCGGACTGTTTGCGGTAACCTTACCTCTGCGTTCAGGCCATATAATGGTGAAGCTATACCTAACCCTGAATTTTTAAAGAAGGACCCTTTTATAGAGGGGATTCATAACGCGAAGTTTAAAAAATTACCATCCGACTATAAGTTGCTTACCCGGGCTGAGATCGACCTGATCAATACCAATCCGGTTAATGCACCTTATATGCCGCAGCAGGAAAAAGGCATTCGCCCGGCATGTGCATTGCCTTATGAGATGTATGCTGATGGTAAATTAAGCGCTGATAAAAAGTCGTTTGAAATAAAGTTTACCGCGGGTAATAAGGTATTTGGTAATAAGGCAGTAGGTGTGCCATTTAATGTGTACGCGCCGGGCAAATACCTGCAGCAAGCAGATGGCGCATTAGGCGATGTACGCACCTGGGCATACGGTTTAACTGCCGGTGATACGCTGGGCGATGCCTGGCCACTGAATGAGTTTGCCGACAACCAGTATCATTTAAGAACTTATGGCCCTAACGGTTTCTTCCGCGAGTTTAAAGGCAATGCGCAGGACCCGGATATTAACATCCATTTTGACTATCAGCGAAGCCTGACCAGCAATAAGCTTACCGGCAACGTGATATTGAAATTGAGCAATGCCACCAAAAGTGGTCAAATGGTAGAGATAATTGACAACGCTTATAAAACCAATAACTACAAAAAGCTGGTATCACCATCTGGCGAAAGCAGCCTGGTTTTAAACCTTGAAAAAAGCCATAATTGGTATGATTTCAGCGTGAAGGTTACCGGTCATAACTCTTTTGAAAAACGCTATGCAGGCAGGGTTGAAACCGGTAAGCCAGGTTACAGCGACCCTTTTATGGGCAGAATAATAGTTTAA
- a CDS encoding DUF5690 family protein, which translates to MKLTHSLRAKVAKWPYGVISVLAAISSFGAYTCMYAFRKGFSAGTYSGLQYFHIDYKVWLVIAQIIGYTMSKFYGIKFIAELKPGQRAKSILVLIGVAWLALLCFAIVPAPYNIIFLFINGFPLGLIWGLVFGYLEGRKSTEFMAAVLSISLIFASGFVKTVARTLMASFHVSEYQMPFLTGALFVLPLLLFVFCLELMPPPTAEDVKLRTKRLPMDAEERKRFLRTFLPGIILTLVIYVLLTIMRDVRDNFEVEIWSSLGVKDNTIFTKIDSIISVVVLIAMSLLILIKKNLKAFSVIHFMIIGGCILIGGATILFALNAINAMTWMTLAGLGLYFGYVPYNAVFFERLLASYHYKGNVGFLIYVADSMGYLGSVSVLLIRELGHPNISWGTFFKEGVMTVAIVGGICAILSLIYFLRIARSQGKNKPADQLNIATT; encoded by the coding sequence ATGAAACTGACCCACAGCCTGCGGGCAAAAGTTGCCAAATGGCCATATGGGGTGATCTCCGTATTGGCTGCTATCTCGTCCTTTGGGGCATATACCTGTATGTATGCTTTTCGCAAAGGGTTTTCAGCCGGGACGTACAGCGGCCTGCAGTATTTTCATATCGATTATAAAGTTTGGCTGGTAATTGCGCAGATCATAGGCTATACCATGAGCAAGTTTTATGGCATAAAATTTATTGCTGAGTTAAAACCTGGTCAAAGGGCAAAAAGTATCCTGGTTTTAATAGGAGTGGCGTGGCTGGCGCTGTTGTGTTTTGCCATTGTTCCAGCGCCTTACAATATCATTTTCCTGTTTATAAACGGTTTCCCACTGGGCTTGATATGGGGCCTGGTATTCGGATATCTTGAAGGCCGTAAATCAACCGAATTTATGGCGGCGGTATTATCCATCAGCCTCATTTTTGCTTCAGGTTTTGTGAAAACAGTAGCACGCACATTAATGGCCTCATTCCACGTGAGTGAATACCAGATGCCATTTTTGACCGGGGCTTTATTTGTATTGCCGCTGCTTTTATTTGTATTCTGTTTGGAGTTGATGCCACCGCCAACAGCCGAAGATGTTAAGCTGCGTACCAAACGCCTGCCAATGGATGCGGAGGAACGTAAAAGATTCCTGCGAACTTTTTTACCGGGTATTATTCTCACGCTTGTTATCTATGTGCTGCTAACAATAATGCGCGATGTAAGGGATAATTTTGAAGTTGAAATATGGTCGAGCCTGGGTGTAAAGGATAATACCATCTTCACAAAAATTGATTCTATTATATCGGTAGTGGTATTAATAGCCATGAGCTTGCTCATTCTTATCAAGAAAAACCTTAAGGCTTTCAGTGTAATACACTTCATGATCATAGGCGGTTGCATACTTATTGGTGGGGCCACTATATTATTCGCCCTGAATGCAATAAACGCCATGACCTGGATGACTTTAGCCGGCCTTGGGCTTTATTTTGGCTATGTGCCTTATAACGCTGTATTTTTTGAACGTTTGCTGGCATCCTATCATTACAAAGGCAATGTAGGCTTCCTGATCTACGTGGCTGATTCCATGGGATATTTAGGCAGCGTAAGTGTTTTATTGATAAGAGAACTGGGACATCCTAACATTAGTTGGGGAACATTTTTTAAAGAGGGGGTGATGACGGTAGCCATCGTAGGCGGTATTTGCGCCATACTATCGTTAATTTATTTTTTAAGGATAGCCCGCAGTCAGGGTAAAAATAAACCCGCCGACCAGCTTAATATAGCAACAACATGA
- a CDS encoding TIGR03364 family FAD-dependent oxidoreductase yields the protein MKQPSAIVIGAGIVGLATARALAIRGYKVTIFERNERAVGASIRNFGMIWPIGQATGPLFDRAMLSRSIWKEICTEANIWHDEVGSLHMAYHDDELQVIKEYVDVNHLHRDCSVLTPEQTLAKSPAVNPDGLKGALFSSEEMIVESRVAVGQVAKYLADKYDVEFHWNTAISEIQHPKVISGNRNWEADEIFVCSGADFETLYPELFLSLEISKCKLQMMRLVSQPGDWRIGPALCGGLSMIHYPGFQAAASLPALRKRYEEQYATQLKWGIHVMASQNGSGELTIGDSHEYGLVHDPFDKEFINTMITAYLHTFANFKDWKLMQSWHGIYPKMMNGETELIRDIEPGVTVINGVGGNGMTLSFGLCEQYFASREK from the coding sequence ATGAAACAACCATCAGCAATAGTAATTGGCGCAGGCATTGTGGGCCTGGCAACAGCCCGGGCTTTGGCCATCCGTGGTTATAAAGTAACCATATTTGAACGTAATGAACGTGCGGTAGGCGCATCTATCCGCAATTTTGGGATGATATGGCCCATAGGGCAGGCAACAGGTCCGCTGTTTGACCGTGCCATGCTGTCGCGCAGTATCTGGAAAGAAATTTGCACCGAAGCTAATATATGGCATGATGAGGTAGGCTCGTTACACATGGCTTACCATGATGATGAACTACAGGTAATAAAGGAATATGTGGACGTTAACCACTTACACCGTGACTGTAGCGTGCTTACACCTGAACAAACTTTAGCAAAATCACCGGCGGTTAACCCGGATGGTTTAAAAGGCGCGTTGTTCAGCAGTGAAGAGATGATCGTTGAATCGCGTGTGGCAGTAGGGCAGGTGGCAAAGTACCTGGCAGATAAATATGATGTGGAGTTTCATTGGAACACAGCCATCAGCGAAATACAGCACCCCAAAGTAATATCCGGCAACCGCAATTGGGAAGCTGATGAAATATTTGTTTGCAGCGGTGCAGATTTTGAAACACTTTATCCCGAGCTTTTTTTAAGTTTGGAGATCAGCAAATGCAAACTGCAGATGATGCGCCTGGTTAGTCAGCCCGGCGATTGGCGTATTGGTCCGGCGTTATGCGGTGGTTTATCCATGATCCATTATCCCGGTTTCCAGGCGGCGGCATCATTGCCTGCATTGCGCAAAAGATATGAGGAGCAATATGCCACACAATTAAAATGGGGGATACACGTAATGGCCTCTCAGAATGGTAGCGGTGAGCTTACCATAGGCGATTCACACGAATATGGCCTGGTGCATGACCCATTTGATAAGGAATTTATTAATACCATGATAACAGCGTACTTACATACCTTCGCTAATTTTAAGGATTGGAAACTGATGCAGTCGTGGCATGGTATTTACCCTAAAATGATGAACGGCGAAACAGAACTGATAAGAGATATTGAACCGGGTGTAACGGTAATAAACGGTGTCGGCGGTAATGGTATGACCTTGTCATTCGGCTTATGCGAACAATACTTTGCATCAAGGGAGAAATAA
- a CDS encoding Gfo/Idh/MocA family protein, whose amino-acid sequence MKLKLGMIGGGQGAFIGAVHRIAARIDDEYELVCGAFSSDPEKAKASGVLLGLPANRVYTSYKELIAKEKQLPEDERVQVISIVTPNHVHFEPTKLALENGFHVILDKPMTFSLAEAKELEKIVKASGKRFCLTHTYTGYPMVKEAKQFVKSGKLGKIRKVYVEYPQGWLSTFLEGDNQKQASWRTDPGKSGIAGAMGDIGTHAFNLAEYVSGLQVTKICADINIVVEGRQLDDDGAALLKFNNGASGVLMASQIAAGDENNVKVRVYGEKGGLEWQQDVANTLLVKWLDKPAEIYRTGGGYVSSFSSHNTRVPAGHPEGYLEAFANLYRNFALCVKADIEGKTPEPEWLDYPGIEDGVRGMAFVENVIASGKSDTKWTDFII is encoded by the coding sequence ATGAAGTTAAAACTAGGAATGATAGGTGGCGGTCAGGGTGCTTTTATAGGCGCTGTACATCGCATTGCCGCCCGTATAGATGATGAATATGAACTGGTTTGCGGTGCTTTCAGCAGCGATCCGGAAAAAGCTAAAGCAAGTGGTGTATTACTTGGCTTACCTGCAAACAGGGTATATACCTCCTATAAAGAGCTTATTGCGAAGGAAAAACAACTACCCGAAGATGAACGTGTTCAGGTGATCAGCATAGTTACCCCTAATCACGTGCACTTTGAGCCAACCAAATTGGCTTTGGAAAATGGTTTCCATGTCATACTGGATAAGCCTATGACCTTTTCACTGGCTGAGGCTAAGGAACTAGAGAAAATAGTTAAAGCCAGCGGCAAGCGCTTTTGCCTTACTCATACTTATACCGGCTACCCTATGGTTAAAGAGGCGAAACAATTTGTAAAGTCTGGTAAACTGGGCAAGATCAGAAAGGTGTATGTTGAATATCCACAAGGCTGGTTAAGCACGTTCCTGGAAGGTGATAATCAAAAACAGGCCTCATGGCGCACCGATCCGGGTAAAAGCGGCATAGCAGGTGCTATGGGCGATATAGGTACACATGCCTTTAACCTGGCTGAATATGTAAGCGGTTTACAGGTTACTAAAATTTGTGCTGATATCAATATTGTAGTGGAGGGCCGCCAGCTGGACGATGATGGCGCGGCACTGCTTAAATTTAATAATGGAGCAAGCGGTGTGCTTATGGCTTCACAAATTGCGGCCGGTGATGAAAACAATGTTAAGGTAAGGGTTTATGGCGAAAAAGGCGGCTTGGAATGGCAGCAGGATGTGGCCAATACCTTATTGGTGAAATGGCTGGATAAACCCGCCGAAATATACCGTACAGGCGGCGGTTATGTGAGTTCGTTCTCCTCTCACAATACGCGTGTACCCGCCGGGCACCCCGAAGGATATTTAGAGGCTTTTGCTAACTTGTACCGGAATTTCGCGTTATGTGTTAAGGCTGATATAGAAGGCAAAACACCAGAGCCGGAATGGCTGGATTATCCCGGCATTGAAGATGGTGTAAGAGGGATGGCCTTTGTGGAGAATGTGATCGCCTCCGGCAAATCGGATACTAAATGGACAGATTTTATTATATAA
- a CDS encoding c-type cytochrome: MKRTFIILGLALAFAACNGNKSNSSTDTTTTTTTTTSASSSTTTVKDTVGKALIAKNDCLTCHKLDQKIVGPAYQDVANKYTASADVIDTLANKVIKGGSGNWGSVPMSAHPDLSMDDAREMIKYILSLKK; encoded by the coding sequence ATGAAAAGAACCTTCATTATTTTAGGACTGGCATTAGCATTTGCCGCTTGTAATGGCAACAAATCAAATAGCAGCACCGATACTACAACTACTACAACCACCACTACTTCAGCAAGTTCATCAACAACTACCGTTAAGGATACTGTTGGTAAAGCACTGATAGCTAAAAATGATTGTTTAACCTGTCATAAGCTTGATCAAAAAATTGTTGGTCCGGCCTACCAGGATGTGGCTAATAAATACACTGCTTCGGCAGATGTTATTGACACTTTAGCTAATAAAGTAATTAAAGGTGGTTCAGGTAACTGGGGATCAGTTCCAATGTCGGCGCACCCTGATCTGTCAATGGATGACGCACGCGAGATGATCAAGTATATTCTATCGTTAAAAAAATAA
- a CDS encoding 3-keto-disaccharide hydrolase: MKYKIVLTALLAGSFFMANAQNAKPEDTETWSPEPAVVTPGKTGADAPSDAIVLFDGTNQEQWVSAQDRSQPANWIINKGIWTVNKKVGNIETKKLFTNYQLHIEWRIPADIAGSGQARGNSGVFLASLGSGDSGYELQVLDAYKNKTYVNGMAGSIYKQFIPLANPARPPGEWQSYDVIWTAPTFNTDGSLKTPARVTVIYNGVLVENNVELKGPTLYIGKPEYKAHGPAAIKLQAHGDDSKPISYRNIWVREL, translated from the coding sequence ATGAAATATAAAATTGTATTAACAGCATTATTAGCCGGGAGCTTTTTTATGGCTAACGCGCAAAATGCTAAACCCGAAGATACAGAAACGTGGAGCCCTGAACCGGCAGTAGTAACTCCCGGCAAAACAGGTGCGGATGCACCGTCTGACGCTATTGTATTGTTTGATGGAACCAACCAGGAACAATGGGTATCGGCACAGGACAGATCACAGCCGGCTAACTGGATAATTAATAAAGGCATCTGGACGGTAAATAAAAAGGTAGGTAATATTGAAACCAAAAAGCTATTCACCAATTACCAATTGCATATTGAATGGCGTATCCCTGCTGATATAGCTGGCAGCGGACAGGCACGTGGCAATAGCGGTGTATTTTTAGCATCATTAGGCTCAGGCGATTCAGGTTATGAATTGCAGGTATTAGATGCCTACAAAAACAAAACCTATGTTAACGGTATGGCAGGCAGTATTTACAAACAGTTCATCCCGCTGGCTAACCCTGCAAGGCCTCCCGGCGAATGGCAGTCATATGATGTGATATGGACCGCCCCAACTTTTAATACTGATGGTTCATTAAAAACACCAGCACGGGTAACAGTTATCTATAATGGTGTTTTGGTTGAAAATAATGTAGAACTAAAAGGCCCAACCTTATACATAGGTAAACCTGAATATAAAGCACACGGCCCCGCAGCCATTAAATTGCAGGCACATGGTGATGACAGCAAGCCAATCAGCTACCGTAATATTTGGGTAAGAGAGTTGTAA
- a CDS encoding outer membrane protein assembly factor BamB family protein, with amino-acid sequence MRISNTKALCGVLLAVAVITACNNSSKPDYGGWGMAGGNSTGNKYSSLTQIDTDNVKNLQVAWTYHTGDADTAASSQIQCNSIVVNGVLYGTSPQLSLFALDAATGQQKWVYKPVIHIEGSRAGHFGMNNNRGVTYWTDGKDDERILYVTGQYLQAVDARTGKLIENFGKQGKVDLHVGLGDNAADLYVTATSPGNIYKDLYLTGTRVSESMDAAPGYVRAFDVRTGEMKWIFHTIPQPGEAGYETWGNKDAWKLTGGVNNWMGMTIDQKRGIAYIPLGSASMDFYGAKRPGNDLYADCLVALDAATGKVLWHFQYVHHDTWDRDPSSAPVLVTVKHDGQMVDAVAQTTKQGFVYLFDRVTGKSLFPIKETPVDTVTELKDEKLSPTQPIPQLPKPYVRQSFLEKDINPYLTDSAKDDIRKQLATYHTGHLFTPQSKEGTIIFPGFDGGAEWGGPSVDPNTGLLYVNASEMAWILKMYDVKQAATGAENYGQAGVRLFQQNCMSCHGADRKGGGNYPSLINIGQKLNEASFIDFINNGRRMMPAFHHLPQQEKEAIASYVLNLPEEKKKPYVQHMSAKEEFRNVPYSISGYNRFATKDGLPAIAPPWGTLSAIDLNTGQYVWRDTLGQDEKFKNVKNTGTENYGGSAITKGGLLFIAATKDGMFRAFNKNTGKLLWQVKLPNAGFATPSVYEVNGKEYVVIACGGGKLNTKSGDSYIAFALQAK; translated from the coding sequence ATGAGAATCTCAAATACCAAAGCTCTTTGCGGGGTATTGCTGGCTGTAGCCGTTATTACTGCTTGCAATAATAGTTCAAAACCAGATTATGGCGGCTGGGGAATGGCCGGGGGGAATTCAACAGGGAATAAATATTCATCACTTACCCAAATAGATACCGATAACGTTAAAAACCTGCAAGTGGCCTGGACCTACCATACCGGCGATGCGGATACCGCGGCATCATCACAAATACAATGTAATTCTATTGTTGTTAACGGCGTTTTGTACGGCACATCGCCCCAACTGTCGTTATTCGCTCTTGATGCCGCTACAGGGCAGCAAAAATGGGTATATAAGCCAGTTATTCATATAGAAGGTTCAAGAGCAGGGCATTTCGGTATGAATAACAATCGGGGCGTAACGTACTGGACAGACGGAAAGGATGATGAACGCATTCTATATGTCACCGGGCAATATTTGCAGGCTGTTGATGCCAGAACCGGGAAACTGATAGAAAACTTTGGGAAACAAGGCAAGGTAGATCTCCATGTTGGATTAGGTGATAATGCAGCCGATCTGTATGTTACCGCTACCTCACCCGGCAATATTTATAAGGATCTGTATTTAACCGGTACCCGTGTATCCGAAAGTATGGATGCGGCTCCGGGTTATGTCCGTGCCTTTGATGTGCGTACGGGCGAAATGAAATGGATCTTCCATACCATACCGCAACCCGGTGAGGCAGGTTATGAAACCTGGGGAAATAAAGATGCCTGGAAACTTACAGGCGGTGTAAACAACTGGATGGGCATGACCATTGACCAGAAAAGGGGTATTGCCTATATCCCGCTTGGTTCAGCTTCCATGGATTTTTATGGCGCTAAAAGGCCGGGAAATGATCTGTATGCTGATTGCCTGGTGGCACTGGATGCTGCAACAGGTAAGGTATTATGGCATTTTCAATATGTGCACCATGATACCTGGGATCGTGATCCATCATCGGCTCCGGTTTTGGTCACCGTAAAGCATGACGGGCAAATGGTTGACGCTGTTGCGCAAACTACCAAGCAAGGCTTTGTGTATTTGTTCGATAGGGTAACGGGCAAATCACTGTTCCCAATAAAAGAAACGCCTGTTGACACCGTAACCGAGCTTAAGGACGAAAAGCTGTCGCCCACACAGCCTATCCCGCAACTGCCAAAGCCTTATGTACGGCAATCATTTTTAGAAAAGGACATTAACCCTTATCTGACCGATTCAGCAAAAGATGATATCAGGAAACAGCTGGCAACTTACCATACCGGGCACCTGTTTACACCGCAATCAAAAGAGGGTACTATCATATTCCCCGGCTTTGATGGCGGGGCCGAGTGGGGTGGGCCATCGGTTGATCCAAACACAGGGCTACTATATGTAAATGCCAGCGAAATGGCCTGGATATTGAAAATGTACGATGTAAAACAAGCCGCCACCGGTGCCGAAAACTATGGGCAGGCAGGAGTACGGTTGTTTCAGCAAAATTGTATGTCGTGCCATGGTGCCGATAGAAAGGGCGGAGGTAATTACCCGTCGTTAATAAATATCGGCCAAAAGCTAAATGAAGCAAGTTTTATCGATTTTATAAATAACGGGCGCAGAATGATGCCTGCTTTTCATCACCTGCCGCAACAGGAAAAGGAAGCGATCGCTAGTTATGTGCTGAATTTGCCCGAGGAGAAGAAGAAGCCATATGTGCAACATATGTCGGCTAAAGAAGAATTCAGAAATGTGCCTTACAGTATATCTGGCTATAACAGGTTTGCAACAAAGGATGGGCTACCGGCTATTGCACCGCCATGGGGTACATTATCGGCTATCGATTTGAATACAGGCCAATATGTTTGGCGGGATACTTTGGGACAGGATGAAAAATTCAAGAACGTGAAAAATACCGGTACCGAAAACTACGGCGGCTCGGCTATAACAAAGGGTGGATTGCTGTTTATAGCTGCCACAAAGGATGGTATGTTTCGGGCGTTCAACAAAAATACGGGCAAACTACTGTGGCAGGTTAAATTGCCGAATGCGGGCTTTGCCACACCATCTGTTTACGAGGTGAATGGTAAGGAGTATGTGGTAATTGCCTGCGGCGGAGGGAAACTAAACACCAAATCGGGAGATTCATACATAGCCTTTGCTTTACAGGCCAAATAG